TATAAATTTCGAACTTATCTGTTCGAAATCCTTTTAAAGAGCCTGGGCTTTTTACTGCACGTGTTATCTTTTCGAGATAAAATTTCCACAGATTATCTGCAAACCGACTTCCTTCTTCACCAATCAGGCACATATCTTCACAAAAATTTTCATACAATGCAAGCGATTTATACAAACTCCAGCTTAACACTTCAAACTGATATCCATGAATAAAATAAAACACTTCATCTTTACTCCTGATTTTGACCGATTTTTTTATATCGATAGAATAATCAGCTCCGTTTTTGTTCAGCCAGAGTAGGTAATAATCGTGATTGCCGACAATATAATGAAAATTTGTGTTAGTATGTTTACATTTCAGTTCTTTAAACTTATCTAGATAATATTTTTCATCAACGATGACGCTTAAGTAGTCATGTCTCCAAAAATCCAGTATATCACCGAGAAGAATAAAGTCGCTTATCTTGCTAAAATCCAGGGTGTCTAAAAAGTCTCCGAACTGAGCTTCCCTATGTTTTTCTTCTTCTGGTCTATCTTTTCCAATAGTCAATCCAAGATGAACATCGGATACAGCAATTATTGATTTTCCTATC
This region of Methanosarcina flavescens genomic DNA includes:
- a CDS encoding metallophosphoesterase translates to MIGKSIIAVSDVHLGLTIGKDRPEEEKHREAQFGDFLDTLDFSKISDFILLGDILDFWRHDYLSVIVDEKYYLDKFKELKCKHTNTNFHYIVGNHDYYLLWLNKNGADYSIDIKKSVKIRSKDEVFYFIHGYQFEVLSWSLYKSLALYENFCEDMCLIGEEGSRFADNLWKFYLEKITRAVKSPGSLKGFRTDKFEIYKLKELERDFESREISSHITPLTLTEEISCKSRELLSQIESTEKEQKLSGLSPEESYAIIKEIRK